The genomic region GTACATGCCGCAGACCCTGTCCACCGATCTGACGTTGGACGGGCGGTGACCTGCGATGGATTCTTCCCGCTGATCCCGGTGGACGACCATCGCCGCCAGCCTGGTGCTGGCCGTGATCGCCGCGGTGGTGTCCTATTCGCACATGTACGAACTCGCTCTTCGGCAGAGCGAGCCGGAGTGGCGTGCGGCGCTGTTCCCGTTGTCGGTGGATGGCATGATCGTCGCCTCTTCCATGACCCTGCTCAGCGATGCGCGCCACGGGCGCAAGGGTGGTGTGCTGCCGTGGAGCCTGCTGATCATCGGCTCCCGTGCCTCTTTCGCCGCCAACGTCGCAATGGCCGATCCCACCATGTGGTCGTGGATCATCCATGCCTGGCCGAGCTTCGCCCTGATCGGCGCGTACGAACTGCTCATGCGCGAGTTTCGCACGGCC from Nocardiopsis aegyptia harbors:
- a CDS encoding DUF2637 domain-containing protein: MAASLVLAVIAAVVSYSHMYELALRQSEPEWRAALFPLSVDGMIVASSMTLLSDARHGRKGGVLPWSLLIIGSRASFAANVAMADPTMWSWIIHAWPSFALIGAYELLMREFRTAAKSVRSADAARTHSAGETTGADVESDSTEHQARRHLQVVKAAEAIVPDPGRVVGEHSDQWPPKVQRDAWEWALENRRGGGSLPTGEELAEQFDRKPRWGRFDWLPSVASTVSR